The Microscilla marina ATCC 23134 genome has a segment encoding these proteins:
- a CDS encoding class I SAM-dependent methyltransferase, with translation MNNLIHTSQNEKTDEHFNQWFSSPYFHILYKHQNYQETQHFLDQLVDFLQPQPHHKLLDLACGKGKHAIYLSKKGLDMTGLDISENNLRYGQKFAHERLQFVQQDMREPYQENHFDFILNLFTSFGFYDQDAENQKVLDAVHTMLKPGGKFFLDFINPPVYERNLIPYELSVVQNIKFQVTQKVENGMLTKGIHFDDNGQDFHFEESIKLLSYDKFQEYIEASSLRLLQTLGGYDFSPFEEADSERMIFVLEK, from the coding sequence ATGAATAATTTAATCCATACCTCTCAAAATGAAAAAACTGATGAACACTTCAACCAATGGTTTAGCTCCCCTTATTTTCATATCTTATACAAACATCAAAACTACCAAGAGACGCAACATTTTTTAGATCAACTGGTAGACTTTTTACAACCCCAACCTCACCATAAGCTACTTGACCTGGCATGTGGCAAAGGAAAACATGCCATTTACCTGAGTAAAAAGGGGCTGGACATGACAGGGTTGGACATTTCGGAAAACAACCTGCGTTATGGTCAAAAGTTTGCCCACGAACGCCTGCAGTTTGTACAACAAGACATGCGCGAGCCTTACCAGGAAAATCATTTCGATTTTATTTTGAATCTCTTTACCAGTTTCGGTTTTTATGACCAGGACGCAGAAAACCAAAAGGTGCTCGATGCAGTGCATACGATGCTCAAGCCAGGTGGAAAGTTTTTCCTTGATTTTATCAACCCACCCGTATACGAGCGTAACCTAATACCCTATGAGTTGTCGGTGGTACAAAACATTAAGTTTCAGGTCACCCAAAAGGTGGAAAATGGCATGCTCACTAAAGGAATTCATTTCGATGACAACGGGCAAGACTTTCACTTTGAAGAAAGCATCAAACTATTGTCTTACGACAAGTTTCAAGAGTATATAGAAGCGTCTTCTTTGCGTTTGCTACAAACCCTGGGGGGGTATGATTTTAGCCCTTTTGAGGAGGCAGACTCTGAGCGAATGATATTTGTACTGGAGAAGTAA
- a CDS encoding S1C family serine protease — MKKSTFTFLLLSFLLSSCATILNGKYQKVAIITDQNNQVYINGKKAQEVKGKYRLRRDGKAKVITVKQEGYKNESIVVMQSKKSPWYKLSIFPFGVILAFMGDSGDKTYDYAKQLKVGTKMTPSITARSKDMKQLRLNKVEVDVNSENLKYRISNNYPGFLLGEHWANFKNINQGDELKFKNTIFTSMLNNLLKDKGYIDTTIRALKNSYLNNLYLNATIDKLSINTVAMSNRLGCTSESIFFGKFLYVALSIRWKVLDYYKHEVYTTETQSLSSHAWISNYNWYGSSMATREKEAFHHATKDAVERGLIELMSAKKMQELLRDKSQQEKEARFTALQVAKPKAYVSNFNQAVQASVTIKHKEGHGSGFVISNNGHIITNYHVIANRNNLSVIFENGKSYNAKVLRSSKIYDLAVLKIEAENLLPFKISTDKNFEIAQDIYTVGTPTAEDLSQTITKGIISGIRNKTKNIQLIQIDASVNAGNSGGVIVNKQGVVLGVISSKLSGYGIEGVAFGVPAYEIFNKLKVVLTN; from the coding sequence ATGAAAAAATCAACATTTACCTTCTTATTACTCAGCTTTCTGCTGTCTTCTTGTGCCACCATATTGAATGGTAAATATCAAAAAGTGGCAATCATTACTGATCAGAATAATCAAGTATACATTAACGGTAAAAAAGCCCAAGAAGTAAAAGGAAAATATCGGTTAAGACGGGATGGTAAAGCCAAAGTGATTACAGTAAAACAAGAAGGGTATAAAAACGAGAGTATTGTGGTGATGCAATCAAAAAAGTCGCCTTGGTATAAATTAAGTATTTTCCCTTTTGGCGTAATACTCGCATTTATGGGCGACTCAGGAGATAAGACTTATGACTATGCAAAGCAGCTGAAAGTAGGCACAAAGATGACTCCCAGTATTACGGCAAGAAGCAAAGACATGAAGCAACTTCGCTTGAATAAAGTAGAGGTAGATGTAAACAGCGAAAACCTGAAATACCGCATATCGAACAACTACCCAGGCTTTTTACTGGGAGAACATTGGGCCAACTTCAAAAATATAAACCAGGGAGATGAGCTTAAGTTTAAAAATACTATTTTTACCTCTATGCTCAACAACCTGCTTAAAGACAAGGGGTATATTGACACTACCATTAGAGCGTTAAAAAATAGTTATTTGAATAACTTATACCTGAATGCTACCATCGATAAGTTGAGTATAAACACAGTTGCCATGAGCAATAGACTTGGCTGTACATCTGAAAGCATCTTTTTTGGTAAGTTTTTGTATGTCGCTTTGAGTATTCGCTGGAAGGTACTCGATTATTACAAACATGAGGTATACACTACTGAAACTCAAAGTTTGTCGAGTCATGCCTGGATTTCTAATTACAACTGGTACGGGTCATCGATGGCTACCAGGGAAAAAGAAGCTTTTCACCATGCCACTAAAGATGCCGTAGAGCGAGGACTTATTGAGTTAATGTCTGCCAAAAAAATGCAAGAGCTATTGAGAGACAAAAGTCAACAAGAAAAAGAAGCACGATTTACTGCATTGCAAGTGGCCAAACCTAAAGCTTACGTGTCTAATTTCAACCAGGCAGTGCAAGCATCAGTAACTATCAAACACAAAGAAGGACACGGTAGTGGCTTTGTGATTAGCAACAATGGACATATTATTACCAATTACCACGTCATAGCCAACCGGAATAACCTCTCAGTAATATTTGAGAATGGCAAATCATACAATGCAAAGGTGCTAAGGTCAAGTAAAATATATGATTTGGCTGTATTAAAAATAGAGGCTGAAAACCTGCTACCTTTTAAAATAAGTACTGACAAAAACTTTGAGATTGCTCAAGACATTTATACAGTAGGCACCCCTACCGCCGAAGATTTATCACAAACAATCACTAAAGGGATTATTTCAGGTATAAGAAATAAGACAAAAAATATACAACTTATCCAGATAGACGCCAGTGTAAATGCGGGTAACAGTGGAGGAGTTATTGTTAATAAACAAGGGGTAGTGTTGGGAGTCATAAGCTCAAAACTGAGCGGATACGGAATAGAAGGGGTTGCTTTTGGGGTTCCTGCCTACGAAATATTTAACAAACTCAAGGTTGTTTTGACAAATTAG
- a CDS encoding FAD:protein FMN transferase, translated as MSHRKKNLIYSVVLLSLVGIVYLYRKSQHKENLAKAQAKTRQQAPNKANKVKVTGTTMGKIVYNVTYLDDQNRDFKQSIDSVLVAFNESLSTYIPSSEISTFNQGTEVSFQSPFFYPVLAKSQEVFRHTNGAFDPTVGPLINAWGFGFKKAKEGKVPVDSLKQFVGFDKYLKFDKQKLQKNKPGVVLDFSAIAKGYAVDVIGEYLANQQIANYAVEIGGEVRCQGKNAEGKTWLFGVKNPQYKEGKSKHQSSVFSAIYLDNRAMATSGNYENFYVKKGKKYAHTIDPVTGYPVEHSLLSASVLAQDCMTADAYATAFMVMGFEKAKALLTKHKHLDAYLIYADDQGKLQAYMTEGAKKYLAKL; from the coding sequence ATGAGTCATAGAAAAAAGAACCTGATTTATTCAGTAGTTTTATTGTCGTTGGTAGGCATAGTGTATTTGTACCGCAAAAGCCAACACAAAGAAAATTTGGCGAAAGCCCAGGCAAAAACAAGACAGCAAGCCCCAAACAAGGCAAACAAAGTAAAAGTGACCGGGACTACTATGGGTAAGATTGTATACAATGTAACCTATTTGGACGACCAAAACCGTGACTTCAAACAAAGCATCGACTCAGTATTGGTAGCGTTCAACGAGTCGTTGTCTACTTACATCCCCTCTTCCGAGATTTCTACCTTTAACCAAGGCACAGAAGTAAGCTTTCAGTCTCCGTTTTTTTACCCGGTACTGGCAAAAAGCCAAGAGGTATTCCGCCACACCAACGGCGCCTTTGACCCTACTGTAGGTCCTCTGATCAATGCCTGGGGGTTTGGGTTTAAAAAAGCAAAAGAGGGCAAAGTCCCTGTAGACTCACTCAAACAGTTTGTGGGGTTCGACAAGTACTTGAAGTTTGACAAGCAAAAGCTCCAAAAAAACAAGCCAGGTGTGGTGCTGGATTTTAGTGCCATTGCCAAAGGCTACGCTGTAGATGTGATAGGCGAATATTTGGCAAATCAGCAAATAGCCAATTATGCTGTAGAGATTGGCGGTGAAGTACGTTGTCAGGGTAAAAATGCAGAGGGCAAAACCTGGCTGTTTGGGGTAAAAAACCCTCAATATAAAGAAGGTAAAAGCAAACATCAATCATCAGTGTTCAGTGCCATTTATTTAGACAATAGGGCAATGGCTACTTCAGGCAATTATGAGAATTTTTATGTAAAAAAAGGCAAAAAATACGCACATACTATAGATCCAGTCACAGGATACCCAGTAGAGCACTCACTGTTGAGCGCCTCGGTGCTTGCCCAGGATTGCATGACGGCTGACGCTTACGCCACCGCGTTTATGGTGATGGGTTTTGAGAAAGCTAAGGCATTGCTTACCAAACACAAGCACCTGGATGCTTACCTCATTTATGCTGACGACCAAGGCAAGCTACAGGCGTATATGACTGAAGGCGCCAAAAAATATTTGGCAAAGTTGTAA
- a CDS encoding 2-hydroxyacid dehydrogenase produces the protein MAFNILIIDKMHPSITSLLESRGIQGDYRPDITRAEILTIVDKYEGLMVRSKTAIDEDLIGRASRLKVIARAGAGLDKIDLSAANARGIKVLNAPEGNRDAVGEQTIGMLLSLLHNVQRADWEVKNFAWKREANRGVELMDKVVGVIGYGNMGKAFAKRLSSFGCKDVIAYDRRPDRGDEYARQVSMDEVFERAEIISLHVPLDEYTYELVDDDFLDCFEHNIYLVNTARGKVLVLDALQRKIQEGKVLGAALDVLENEKLQNLSEAEKQSFEFLRKSPHIIMTPHIAGWTHESFQKINEVLVDKIQQYLQVKEKI, from the coding sequence ATGGCTTTTAATATACTCATCATAGATAAAATGCACCCCTCTATTACCTCGCTGCTTGAGTCGCGTGGTATCCAGGGTGACTATCGTCCGGATATTACCCGCGCAGAGATTTTGACAATCGTAGACAAATACGAAGGATTAATGGTTCGGAGTAAAACCGCCATCGACGAAGACTTAATTGGGCGGGCTTCGCGCTTAAAAGTAATTGCCAGGGCGGGTGCTGGACTTGATAAAATAGACTTATCGGCAGCCAATGCCAGGGGAATTAAGGTATTGAACGCTCCAGAGGGCAACCGCGATGCAGTAGGCGAACAAACTATAGGTATGCTGTTGTCTTTACTACACAATGTGCAACGTGCCGATTGGGAAGTAAAGAACTTTGCCTGGAAACGGGAAGCAAACCGAGGGGTAGAGCTTATGGACAAAGTAGTGGGGGTGATAGGCTACGGCAATATGGGCAAGGCTTTCGCCAAACGCTTGAGTAGCTTTGGATGCAAAGACGTGATAGCTTATGACCGCCGCCCTGACCGTGGAGACGAATATGCCCGACAAGTGTCTATGGACGAGGTGTTTGAACGTGCCGAAATAATAAGCCTGCACGTACCACTCGACGAATATACTTATGAGCTGGTAGATGATGATTTTTTAGATTGTTTTGAGCATAATATTTACTTGGTAAACACGGCAAGGGGCAAGGTACTCGTGCTAGATGCATTGCAACGAAAAATACAAGAGGGCAAGGTGTTGGGAGCGGCTTTGGATGTGCTCGAAAACGAAAAACTACAGAATTTGAGTGAAGCCGAGAAACAAAGTTTTGAGTTTTTGCGCAAGTCACCCCACATTATCATGACTCCTCATATTGCTGGTTGGACGCACGAGTCTTTCCAGAAAATAAATGAAGTATTGGTAGATAAGATTCAACAGTATTTGCAAGTCAAGGAGAAGATTTAG